The Methylocystis sp. ATCC 49242 region TAGCATGGGCGGCGGCGCCAGGGCGAATGCGCGGCCGGCGTCTAGCCAAGCAGCCTGTGAATAATCCAGCCCGCGAGGAGCGCCATCGACGTCGTGAAGACGGCCATTCCCGCCCAGACGGAAAATCCGGTGACGGCGCCGCCCTCCTTGAAGGTGTTGCGCAGGGATTTTCCAAGGATGACCCAAGGGGCCATGATTCCAATGATAATCGCGATCCAGTGCCAGCCCATCGACGCCCCCGATTTTGCCGGTCGCATATCATATCGCGCAGAACCGCGTCGATCATGACGCAACCGCTATTGCGTAATCCGTGATCAGACCCGCTCGATTCGGCCAGGCGTCACCTGCAACATCTCCGCGCGCCCTTGCAGCGACGCAAACAGCAGCGGGTCCGCGCCCGTCATCCACACCTGACCGCCGAGCGATTCGAGCTCGTCGAACAGCGCCTCGCGCCGCTTCACGTCGAAATGCGCGGCGACCTCGTCGAGCAGCAGAAGCGGGGCCTTTCGCGTCATGGCCGTGACGAGGCGGGCGTGAGCGAGCGTGAGGCCCATCAGCAGCGCTTTCTGTTCGCCGGTTGAGCAGTCGCGCGCGGCCTCGTTCTTGGGGCCGTGGCGCACGGCGAGGTCGCTGGTCTGCGGGCCGGTGAGCGTGCGGCCGGCGGCGGCGTCGCGACGGCGCGTCGCGGCCAGCATTTCACGAAAGCGATCCTCGACGGCGAGCGCGGGCGCTTCCGCCAGCATGGTCTCTATCTCGCCCTGTATGGCGATTTCCGCCCATGGGAAGGGGCTTTCGCCCCCGCTCGCGATGAGAGCAGAGAGTCGCGAGACGGTCTCGCGCCGCGCGGCCGCCGCCGCCACGCCGATTGAGGCGATTTCCTGT contains the following coding sequences:
- the recF gene encoding DNA replication/repair protein RecF, encoding MTRAAPPAPLVRRLTLSDFRSYAQARCDIEARLVALSGENGAGKTNVLEALSMFSPGRGLRRAELAECARRDGAGGFAVSIEIEIGGVTTQLGHGLTEDGERRFRIDRAPIGSARAFADHIRVLWLTPAMDGLFAGPAGERRRFLDRLALGVDADHGARVNRLERALRNRNRLLEEGVSDRRWLDAAEQEIASIGVAAAAARRETVSRLSALIASGGESPFPWAEIAIQGEIETMLAEAPALAVEDRFREMLAATRRRDAAAGRTLTGPQTSDLAVRHGPKNEAARDCSTGEQKALLMGLTLAHARLVTAMTRKAPLLLLDEVAAHFDVKRREALFDELESLGGQVWMTGADPLLFASLQGRAEMLQVTPGRIERV